A single region of the Rhodanobacter sp. LX-99 genome encodes:
- a CDS encoding helix-turn-helix domain-containing protein, with translation MPSKPMAGRLPEPPSPIADDGDETRFCGTCAFSSACIAAGYDKPELAELQCLVEHVGPFRAGEHIFRTGDPFRAIFAVRAGTVKTRMVDKEGREQVLGFYLPGEVIGLNAIYPEHFPCDAVALDTAYFCRFSFPAMSALASRIPAVQQHLFRMLSKELGTASLLAGDHSADERVAAFLLDLAGRYAVRGFSATRFHLSMSRGDIANYLRLAAETVSRVLSRFRSQQLIEIEGRELELLNPKKLREIGQALLPE, from the coding sequence ATGCCATCCAAGCCCATGGCAGGCCGCCTGCCCGAGCCGCCCAGCCCGATTGCCGACGACGGCGACGAGACGCGTTTCTGCGGCACCTGCGCGTTCTCCAGCGCCTGCATCGCGGCCGGCTACGACAAGCCGGAGCTGGCCGAGCTGCAGTGCCTGGTCGAGCATGTGGGGCCGTTCCGCGCCGGCGAGCACATCTTCCGCACCGGCGATCCGTTCCGCGCGATCTTCGCCGTGCGCGCAGGCACCGTGAAGACGCGCATGGTCGACAAGGAAGGCCGCGAGCAGGTGCTGGGCTTCTACCTGCCCGGCGAGGTGATCGGCCTCAACGCGATCTACCCCGAGCATTTCCCGTGCGATGCGGTGGCGCTGGACACGGCTTACTTCTGCCGCTTCTCGTTCCCCGCGATGAGCGCGCTGGCTTCGCGCATTCCCGCCGTGCAGCAGCACCTGTTCCGCATGCTGAGCAAGGAGCTGGGCACCGCCAGCCTGCTCGCCGGCGACCACAGCGCCGACGAGCGCGTCGCCGCGTTCCTGCTGGACCTGGCCGGCCGCTACGCCGTGCGCGGCTTCTCCGCCACGCGCTTCCACCTCAGCATGTCGCGCGGCGACATCGCGAACTACCTGCGCCTGGCCGCGGAAACCGTCAGCCGCGTGCTCAGCCGCTTCCGCAGCCAGCAGCTGATCGAGATCGAAGGGCGCGAACTGGAACTGCTGAACCCGAAGAAGCTGCGCGAGATCGGGCAGGCGCTGCTGCCAGAGTGA